The following are encoded together in the Thermoanaerobaculia bacterium genome:
- the gcvPB gene encoding aminomethyl-transferring glycine dehydrogenase subunit GcvPB encodes MKSRDEGLIFERSRPGKTGYSLPPLDVPEKVAIPEELRRGAIDGETEVSEVDVARHFTRLSRMNLGIEDGLYPLGSCTMKHNPRINEEMARLPGFAASHPYAPESTSQGNLALMWRLERILAELTGLARVTLTPCAGAQGELAGILMIRKALEKQGNPRKYVLIPDSAHGTNPATASFAGYQVKELASNANGRLDLHVLEEAMTDDVAALMMTVPNTLGIFERRIGDIAEIVHRKGGFLYGDGANFNAFVGLATPGRMGIDVMHMNLHKTFSTPHGGGGPGAGPVAVSEKLAPHMPVPTVERREDGSFHLDADRPESIGRLRSFSSQFGVLVRALSYILSYGEEIGEVARNAVLNANYIRARLADLYHLKYDAPTMHEVVFSDKRQAEYGVHNGDIAKRLMDFGFPPPTVSFPLIVPGALMIEPTETEGKPELDIFVEAMRTIAREAREKPEIFAGAPYTTPVRRVDEVRAAKNPILRWQARR; translated from the coding sequence ATGAAGTCGCGCGACGAGGGATTGATCTTCGAGCGCTCCCGTCCCGGGAAGACGGGTTATTCGCTCCCGCCGCTCGACGTCCCGGAGAAGGTCGCGATTCCGGAGGAGCTCCGGCGCGGAGCGATCGACGGCGAGACGGAGGTCTCCGAGGTCGACGTCGCGCGGCATTTCACCCGCCTCTCGCGCATGAACCTCGGGATCGAGGACGGCCTCTACCCGCTCGGTTCGTGCACGATGAAACACAACCCGCGGATCAACGAAGAGATGGCGCGGCTCCCCGGGTTCGCCGCATCCCACCCGTACGCGCCGGAGTCGACGAGCCAGGGAAACCTCGCGCTGATGTGGCGTCTCGAGCGCATCCTCGCGGAGCTGACGGGTCTCGCGCGGGTGACGCTGACTCCGTGCGCCGGCGCGCAGGGGGAGCTCGCCGGGATCCTGATGATCCGGAAGGCGCTCGAGAAACAGGGGAACCCGCGAAAGTACGTGCTGATCCCGGACTCCGCCCACGGGACGAACCCGGCGACCGCGAGCTTCGCCGGTTACCAGGTCAAGGAGCTGGCCTCCAACGCGAACGGGCGCCTCGATCTCCACGTGCTGGAAGAAGCGATGACCGACGACGTCGCGGCGCTGATGATGACGGTGCCGAACACCCTCGGGATCTTCGAGCGCCGGATCGGCGACATCGCGGAGATCGTCCATCGCAAGGGAGGCTTTCTCTACGGCGACGGCGCGAACTTCAACGCGTTCGTGGGACTCGCGACTCCCGGCCGGATGGGCATCGACGTGATGCACATGAACCTCCACAAGACCTTCTCGACGCCTCACGGCGGAGGCGGACCCGGGGCCGGGCCGGTCGCCGTCTCCGAGAAGCTGGCGCCGCACATGCCGGTGCCGACGGTCGAGCGCCGGGAAGACGGCAGCTTCCATCTGGATGCCGACCGTCCCGAATCGATCGGGAGACTTCGGTCCTTCTCGTCCCAGTTCGGCGTTCTCGTCCGCGCGCTCTCGTACATCCTGTCGTACGGGGAGGAGATCGGCGAGGTCGCCCGGAACGCCGTCCTGAACGCCAACTACATCCGCGCGCGGCTCGCGGACCTCTACCACCTGAAGTACGACGCTCCGACGATGCACGAAGTCGTCTTCTCCGACAAGCGGCAGGCGGAGTACGGAGTCCACAACGGGGACATCGCGAAGCGGCTGATGGATTTCGGCTTCCCGCCTCCGACGGTGTCGTTCCCGCTGATCGTCCCGGGCGCACTCATGATCGAGCCGACCGAGACCGAGGGAAAGCCGGAGCTCGACATTTTCGTCGAAGCGATGCGCACGATCGCCCGGGAAGCGCGCGAGAAGCCGGAAATCTTCGCCGGCGCGCCGTACACGACGCCGGTCCGGCGGGTGGACGAGGTCAGGGCGGCGAAGAATCCGATTCTTCGCTGGCAGGCGCGACGATGA
- a CDS encoding alpha/beta family hydrolase — MTFFLLDGPKNAKLTVALAHGAGAPMDSPFLNDVAKGIADGGYRVARFEF; from the coding sequence GTGACCTTCTTCCTCCTCGACGGCCCGAAGAACGCGAAGCTGACGGTCGCGCTCGCTCACGGCGCGGGGGCGCCGATGGACTCGCCGTTCCTGAACGACGTCGCGAAGGGGATCGCCGACGGCGGCTATCGCGTCGCGCGATTCGAGTTC